A genome region from Maylandia zebra isolate NMK-2024a linkage group LG6, Mzebra_GT3a, whole genome shotgun sequence includes the following:
- the LOC101486976 gene encoding signal-induced proliferation-associated 1-like protein 2 isoform X4 codes for MGPPVVQGAPVVPKMGVRARMSDLSQRRDAQEGLNLSFLSQPPHSNKSLDPQPRSETTFPVRPSPSTSRSLARMKRSNSEVTISDVGAEDMDPAAINPNTDASLRRKCCSTSTLDRQSLSQSTETPSWRLEQQVPSAPPPFPEPAQLRAALSPSLQTAARIAHGDVIYVPNYVNASVYVSHVQKTKPETSILSRLRNQRTNRDTRPSAISYKCFSHYDSQSVLFNFSSGFVPQADLQHRRNVSTSGCDVFDALSPDERDKNNFLVSSCPFFHNEIGGEMERRLGLTRANTSTCGAAADTSFSDPPLSTHRTNASISVLEFRGGTRAFDQHLMNNHDIEHIDLGARYYLKYFYNQDHQNYFGIDENFGPVSLSLRREKLEERSDETQYNYRMILRTGQLSTLRGSITEDSIPSSSKHGTSRRLPLKDVLEFVVPQLSIHSLRLAADSPRVPELLLQLDQQELKFQRKVGVLFCRAGQSTEEDNSDSGSPALDQFLDLLGHRGPLKDTSEDSTGRQSVFTTFREFKLMFHVSTASSPQQLLHKSLTGNDFVTVIFQEPNSPPFSPQNICSHSQHVFIIVRVHRPCSQHTCYSIAVSRRRDIPFFGPLIPPGWMFSASPEFRNFLLTKIINAENAAHRSETFVTIRALRRQEHLKELVENFSTSVLVDSSSSIKFSFISLVVKKKERSAPRPHAYLNTAGALTWSVTAKDFSCSFDVPCQLAISSEFVVLVEEASRQVVFHCYCRGVIGWNAGHKGIKLFYEHGDCVMLSTRERGWEDSREIAQRLQLVTHGGPAVDMILRRNRHGQFGFHVNFEGVVADVETNSFAWKEGLRPGCRIMEICAVAIVKLSHKQMIELLRTSMTVSVVVILPHEDGTPRRSPSKHSTSVDPGPPLTPQSHARWGARPDWAVSSEEDSLEKIGRSKEASHLCHHDHPHRVTKARGGFQPSLIDANNTLSSSSGSESRYSDCHLTHTKVPSMDSGIDSAPCTSSAQPAGAGATLVLSDIQRGKWTISAGHMTNLSETCSLSCDCHESTSWSEGRSKTSSSTSSPEALITCKEGSTKEMGLTQEGEGPKRSSRSSRFSCVPIKDVGVKQFDVTAGEQPIRVPGVPPPSPWRCLTHTMSRDMLYGILFRCSQLPSDHLPPRINSTLPPTICRKLPLPLQRSNRSYSDSLLALRSGVKHMPLPRASSQLDWLHLESTQAFRADINQTQRTLGVTSQSSALEDSDITACSLSGEVLQLEEILQQLQLDLLKEQRDKAVLQQQVLSLRQENHRLQEESHIRRFAAWMLCQDSLP; via the exons ATGGGACCTCCGGTCGTTCAGGGAGCTCCTGTTGTACCAAAGATGGGGGTCAGGGCCCGAATGTCCGACTTGTCTCAGAGGAGGGATGCTCAGGAGGGTCTGAACTTGAGCTTTCTGAGTCAACCTCCCCATTCCAACAAGAGCCTGGACCCCCAGCCCAGGTCAGAGACTACATTCCCAGTTCGCCCGAGTCCTTCCACCAGCAGGAGTTTGGCAAGGATGAAGAGAAGCAACAGTGAGGTGACGATCAGTGATGTCGGAGCTGAAGACATGGACCCTGCTGCCATCAACCCAAACACAGACGCAAGTCTGAGGCGAAAGTGCTGCAGCACTTCGACACTGGACCGCCAAAGTTTGTCACAATCCACTGAGACTCCTTCCTGGAGGCTGGAGCAGCAGGTGCCCAGCGCACCGCCTCCGTTCCCAGAACCTGCACAGCTTCGTGCTGCACTGTCGCCCAGTCTGCAGACTGCCGCTCGCATTGCTCATGGGGATGTCATCTATGTACCCAACTATGTGAACGCTTCGGTTTATGTGTCGCATGTTCAGAAAACAAAGCCGGAGACATCGATCCTCAGCAGACTAAGGAATCAGAGGACAAACAGGGACACAAGACCCAGCGCAATCTCTTACAAATGCTTTTCTCATTATGATAGTCAGAGTGTCCTCTTCAACTTCAGCAGCGGCTTCGTCCCCCAAGCAGACCTCCAGCACAGAAGGAACGTCTCCACCTCTGGATGTGATGTGTTTGATGCTTTAAGCCCTGATGAACGTGACAAAAACAACTTTCTGGTGAGCAGCTGTCCGTTCTTTCATAATGAGATTGGAGGGGAGATGGAAAGGAGGCTGGGCCTGACTCGGGCCAACACCTCCACCTGCGGTGCTGCAGCAGACACATCCTTCAGCGATCCGCCGCTCAGCACCCACCGCACCAACGCGAGCATCTCAGTGTTGGAGTTTCGTGGAGGAACTCGGGCGTTCGACCAACATCTGATGAATAATCACGACATTGAACACATTGACCTGGGAGCCAGATACTACCTGAAATACTTCTACAACCAAG ATCACCAAAATTATTTTGGCATTGATGAGAACTTTGGTCCAGTGTCTCTGAGCCTCCGGCGAGAGAAACTGGAGGAGAGGAGTGATGAGACACAGTACAACTACAGGATGATCCTCAGGACTGGTCAG CTGTCTACCCTGAGAGGATCCATCACAGAGGACTCTATCCCATCTTCATCCAAACACGGGACCAGTCGACGTCTTCCTCTGAAGGATGTTCTCGAGTTTGTGGTTCCTCAACTTAGCATCCACAGTCTCAGACTGGCTGCAGATTCACCCAGAGTCCCTgaactgctgctgcagctggaccAGCAGGAG CTGAAGTTCCAGCGCAAAGTGGGCGTGTTATTCTGTCGGGCTGGTCAGTCCACCGAGGAGGACAACAGTGACTCTGGCAGTCCCGCTCTAGATCAGTTCCTGGACCTTCTGGGCCACAGAGGTCCACTGAAAGATACCAGCG AAGACTCAACAGGGAGGCAGTCAGTTTTTACAACGTTCAGAGAATTCAAGCTGATGTTCCACGTGTCCACGGCAAGCAGCCCTCAGCAG ctgcTTCATAAGAGTCTTACTGGGAATGACTTCGTCACAGTAATCTTCCAGGAGCCGAACTCCCCGCCCTTCAGTCCGCAGAACATCTGCTCACATTCCCAACATGTCTTCATCATCGTTCGAGTCCACCGTCCCTGCAGCCAGCACACCTGTTACAG TATTGCAGTGTCCAGGCGTAGAGACATCCCGTTCTTTGGTCCCTTGATCCCACCAGGTTGGATGTTTTCAGCCTCACCTGAATTCAGAAATTTCCTGCTGACGAAGATCATTAATGCCGAAAATGCTGCGCACAGGTCAGAGACCTTTGTCACAATAAGAGCACTACGCAGACAGGAGCACCTGAAGGAGCTGGTGGAAAACTTTTCCACATCAGTGCTAGTGGACTCATCATCTTCCATCAAGTTCAGCTTTATCTCTCTGGTAGTAAAGAAAAAAGAGCGCAGCGCACCACGGCCTCATGCTTACCTGAACACTGCTGGGGCTCTCACCTGGAGTGTGACAGCAAAAGACTTCAGCTGCTCTTTTGATGTACCATGCCAGCTCGCCATCTCCAGTGAGTTTGTGGTGCTTGTAGAGGAAGCCAGCAGACAGGTAGTGTTTCACTGTTACTGCAgaggcgtgattggctggaaCGCCGGCCACAAAGGCATTAAACTTTTCTACGAACACGGagactgtgtgatgctgtcgaCACGAGAGAGAGGCTGGGAGGACAGCCGCGAGATTGCCCAGAGACTGCAG CTGGTGACTCATGGCGGTCCTGCTGTGGACATGATTCTGAGGAGGAACCGCCACGGTCAGTTTGGGTTTCACGTGAACTTTGAAGGAGTGGTGGCGGATGTTGAGACCAACAGTTTTGCGTGGAAGGAGGGTCTCCGGCCCGGCTGTAGGATAATGGAGATCTGCGCGGTCGCCATAGTAAAGCTATCACATAAGCAGATGATTGAGCTGCTGAGGACATCGATGACCGTGAGCGTGGTCGTTATTCTGCCGCACGAAGATGGGACACCTCGCAG GTCACCAAGCAAACACTCGACTTCCGTTGACCCCGGACCACCTTTGACCCCACAGAGCCATGCCCGATGGGG AGCTCGTCCTGATTGGGCAGTCAGCTCTGAAGAAGACTCACTTGAGAAGATCGGGAGATCTAAAG AGGCCAGTCACCTTTGTCATCACGATCATCCTCATCGTGTGACGAAGGCTCGGGGGGGGTTTCAGCCCAGTCTGATAGATGCCAACAACACGCTTTCCAGCAGCAGCGGCAGCGAGAGCAGATACTCCGACTGTCATCTCACTCACACTAAGGTGCCTTCAATGGACAGCGGAATTGACTCCGCCCCCTGCACATCATCAGCCCAACCAGCTGGGGCTGGGGCGACGCTGGTCCTGAGTGATATCCAGAGAGGCAAATGGACAATCTCGGCCGGTCACATGACCAACCTGAGTGAGAcctgctctctgtcctg TGACTGTCATGAATCCACCAGCTGGTCTGAGGGCAGGTCCAAAACCAGTTCCTCTACCAGCTCACCTGAGGCCTTAATCACATGTAAAGAAGGCTCCACTAAGGAAATGGGGCTTACTCAAGAGGGGGAGGGGCCGAAGAGATCCAGCAGGTCCAGCAG ATTCAGCTGTGTTCCAATAAAAGATGTTGGCGTGAAGCAATTTGATGTCACTGCAGGTGAACAG CCCATCAGAGTCCCTGGTGTTCCTCCTCCGTCTCCATGGAGATGTCTGACCCACACGATGTCACGTGACATGTTGTACGGGATTTTGTTTCGCTGTTCTCAGCTGCCCTCGGACCACCTGCCCCCACGTATCAACAGCACGCTACCACCCACCATCTGCAGAAAACTGCCACTGCCGCTACAGAGGA GTAACCGCTCTTACTCTGACAGCTTATTGGCTCTGAGGTCTGGAGTTAAACACATGCCGCTCCCACGAGCTTCATCACAGCTGGACTGGCTTCACCTGGAGAGCACTCAAGCCTTCAGAG CGGACATCAATCAGACACAACGCACACTGGGGGTGACATCACAGAGCTCCGCCCTGGAGGACAG TGACATCACAGCCTGCTCCCTCTCAGGTGAAGTCCTCCAACTGGAAGAGATTCTTCAGCAGCTGCAGCTCGACCTGCTAAAG GAGCAGCGGGACAAAGctgtgctgcagcagcaggtgcTGAGCCTCCGTCAGGAAAACCACCGCCTGCAGGAGGAGAGTCACATCAGGAGGTTCGCTGCCTGGATGCTGTGCCAGGATTCGTTACCATAG
- the LOC101486976 gene encoding signal-induced proliferation-associated 1-like protein 2 isoform X2 translates to MGPPVVQGAPVVPKMGVRARMSDLSQRRDAQEGLNLSFLSQPPHSNKSLDPQPRSETTFPVRPSPSTSRSLARMKRSNSEVTISDVGAEDMDPAAINPNTDASLRRKCCSTSTLDRQSLSQSTETPSWRLEQQVPSAPPPFPEPAQLRAALSPSLQTAARIAHGDVIYVPNYVNASVYVSHVQKTKPETSILSRLRNQRTNRDTRPSAISYKCFSHYDSQSVLFNFSSGFVPQADLQHRRNVSTSGCDVFDALSPDERDKNNFLVSSCPFFHNEIGGEMERRLGLTRANTSTCGAAADTSFSDPPLSTHRTNASISVLEFRGGTRAFDQHLMNNHDIEHIDLGARYYLKYFYNQDHQNYFGIDENFGPVSLSLRREKLEERSDETQYNYRMILRTGQLSTLRGSITEDSIPSSSKHGTSRRLPLKDVLEFVVPQLSIHSLRLAADSPRVPELLLQLDQQELKFQRKVGVLFCRAGQSTEEDNSDSGSPALDQFLDLLGHRGPLKDTSDSTGRQSVFTTFREFKLMFHVSTASSPQQLLHKSLTGNDFVTVIFQEPNSPPFSPQNICSHSQHVFIIVRVHRPCSQHTCYSIAVSRRRDIPFFGPLIPPGWMFSASPEFRNFLLTKIINAENAAHRSETFVTIRALRRQEHLKELVENFSTSVLVDSSSSIKFSFISLVVKKKERSAPRPHAYLNTAGALTWSVTAKDFSCSFDVPCQLAISSEFVVLVEEASRQVVFHCYCRGVIGWNAGHKGIKLFYEHGDCVMLSTRERGWEDSREIAQRLQLVTHGGPAVDMILRRNRHGQFGFHVNFEGVVADVETNSFAWKEGLRPGCRIMEICAVAIVKLSHKQMIELLRTSMTVSVVVILPHEDGTPRRSFSEIYQVPRFEYKLDSDITSHPLRVTPPTWHKVLEAPPTQSIPGELEQQLRPIKQLNEGSRSPSKHSTSVDPGPPLTPQSHARWGARPDWAVSSEEDSLEKIGRSKEASHLCHHDHPHRVTKARGGFQPSLIDANNTLSSSSGSESRYSDCHLTHTKVPSMDSGIDSAPCTSSAQPAGAGATLVLSDIQRGKWTISAGHMTNLSETCSLSCDCHESTSWSEGRSKTSSSTSSPEALITCKEGSTKEMGLTQEGEGPKRSSRSSRFSCVPIKDVGVKQFDVTAGEQPIRVPGVPPPSPWRCLTHTMSRDMLYGILFRCSQLPSDHLPPRINSTLPPTICRKLPLPLQRSNRSYSDSLLALRSGVKHMPLPRASSQLDWLHLESTQAFRADINQTQRTLGVTSQSSALEDSDITACSLSGEVLQLEEILQQLQLDLLKEQRDKAVLQQQVLSLRQENHRLQEESHIRRFAAWMLCQDSLP, encoded by the exons ATGGGACCTCCGGTCGTTCAGGGAGCTCCTGTTGTACCAAAGATGGGGGTCAGGGCCCGAATGTCCGACTTGTCTCAGAGGAGGGATGCTCAGGAGGGTCTGAACTTGAGCTTTCTGAGTCAACCTCCCCATTCCAACAAGAGCCTGGACCCCCAGCCCAGGTCAGAGACTACATTCCCAGTTCGCCCGAGTCCTTCCACCAGCAGGAGTTTGGCAAGGATGAAGAGAAGCAACAGTGAGGTGACGATCAGTGATGTCGGAGCTGAAGACATGGACCCTGCTGCCATCAACCCAAACACAGACGCAAGTCTGAGGCGAAAGTGCTGCAGCACTTCGACACTGGACCGCCAAAGTTTGTCACAATCCACTGAGACTCCTTCCTGGAGGCTGGAGCAGCAGGTGCCCAGCGCACCGCCTCCGTTCCCAGAACCTGCACAGCTTCGTGCTGCACTGTCGCCCAGTCTGCAGACTGCCGCTCGCATTGCTCATGGGGATGTCATCTATGTACCCAACTATGTGAACGCTTCGGTTTATGTGTCGCATGTTCAGAAAACAAAGCCGGAGACATCGATCCTCAGCAGACTAAGGAATCAGAGGACAAACAGGGACACAAGACCCAGCGCAATCTCTTACAAATGCTTTTCTCATTATGATAGTCAGAGTGTCCTCTTCAACTTCAGCAGCGGCTTCGTCCCCCAAGCAGACCTCCAGCACAGAAGGAACGTCTCCACCTCTGGATGTGATGTGTTTGATGCTTTAAGCCCTGATGAACGTGACAAAAACAACTTTCTGGTGAGCAGCTGTCCGTTCTTTCATAATGAGATTGGAGGGGAGATGGAAAGGAGGCTGGGCCTGACTCGGGCCAACACCTCCACCTGCGGTGCTGCAGCAGACACATCCTTCAGCGATCCGCCGCTCAGCACCCACCGCACCAACGCGAGCATCTCAGTGTTGGAGTTTCGTGGAGGAACTCGGGCGTTCGACCAACATCTGATGAATAATCACGACATTGAACACATTGACCTGGGAGCCAGATACTACCTGAAATACTTCTACAACCAAG ATCACCAAAATTATTTTGGCATTGATGAGAACTTTGGTCCAGTGTCTCTGAGCCTCCGGCGAGAGAAACTGGAGGAGAGGAGTGATGAGACACAGTACAACTACAGGATGATCCTCAGGACTGGTCAG CTGTCTACCCTGAGAGGATCCATCACAGAGGACTCTATCCCATCTTCATCCAAACACGGGACCAGTCGACGTCTTCCTCTGAAGGATGTTCTCGAGTTTGTGGTTCCTCAACTTAGCATCCACAGTCTCAGACTGGCTGCAGATTCACCCAGAGTCCCTgaactgctgctgcagctggaccAGCAGGAG CTGAAGTTCCAGCGCAAAGTGGGCGTGTTATTCTGTCGGGCTGGTCAGTCCACCGAGGAGGACAACAGTGACTCTGGCAGTCCCGCTCTAGATCAGTTCCTGGACCTTCTGGGCCACAGAGGTCCACTGAAAGATACCAGCG ACTCAACAGGGAGGCAGTCAGTTTTTACAACGTTCAGAGAATTCAAGCTGATGTTCCACGTGTCCACGGCAAGCAGCCCTCAGCAG ctgcTTCATAAGAGTCTTACTGGGAATGACTTCGTCACAGTAATCTTCCAGGAGCCGAACTCCCCGCCCTTCAGTCCGCAGAACATCTGCTCACATTCCCAACATGTCTTCATCATCGTTCGAGTCCACCGTCCCTGCAGCCAGCACACCTGTTACAG TATTGCAGTGTCCAGGCGTAGAGACATCCCGTTCTTTGGTCCCTTGATCCCACCAGGTTGGATGTTTTCAGCCTCACCTGAATTCAGAAATTTCCTGCTGACGAAGATCATTAATGCCGAAAATGCTGCGCACAGGTCAGAGACCTTTGTCACAATAAGAGCACTACGCAGACAGGAGCACCTGAAGGAGCTGGTGGAAAACTTTTCCACATCAGTGCTAGTGGACTCATCATCTTCCATCAAGTTCAGCTTTATCTCTCTGGTAGTAAAGAAAAAAGAGCGCAGCGCACCACGGCCTCATGCTTACCTGAACACTGCTGGGGCTCTCACCTGGAGTGTGACAGCAAAAGACTTCAGCTGCTCTTTTGATGTACCATGCCAGCTCGCCATCTCCAGTGAGTTTGTGGTGCTTGTAGAGGAAGCCAGCAGACAGGTAGTGTTTCACTGTTACTGCAgaggcgtgattggctggaaCGCCGGCCACAAAGGCATTAAACTTTTCTACGAACACGGagactgtgtgatgctgtcgaCACGAGAGAGAGGCTGGGAGGACAGCCGCGAGATTGCCCAGAGACTGCAG CTGGTGACTCATGGCGGTCCTGCTGTGGACATGATTCTGAGGAGGAACCGCCACGGTCAGTTTGGGTTTCACGTGAACTTTGAAGGAGTGGTGGCGGATGTTGAGACCAACAGTTTTGCGTGGAAGGAGGGTCTCCGGCCCGGCTGTAGGATAATGGAGATCTGCGCGGTCGCCATAGTAAAGCTATCACATAAGCAGATGATTGAGCTGCTGAGGACATCGATGACCGTGAGCGTGGTCGTTATTCTGCCGCACGAAGATGGGACACCTCGCAG GAGTTTCTCAGAAATCTACCAAGTCCCGAGGTTTGAGTACAAACTGGACTCTGACATCACTTCCCACCCATTAAGAGTAACCCCACCCACCTGGCACAAGGTGTTAGAAGCTCCGCCTACTCAGAGCATCCCAGGTGAACTGGAACAGCAACTGAGACCAATTAAACAATTGAATGAGGGATCCAG GTCACCAAGCAAACACTCGACTTCCGTTGACCCCGGACCACCTTTGACCCCACAGAGCCATGCCCGATGGGG AGCTCGTCCTGATTGGGCAGTCAGCTCTGAAGAAGACTCACTTGAGAAGATCGGGAGATCTAAAG AGGCCAGTCACCTTTGTCATCACGATCATCCTCATCGTGTGACGAAGGCTCGGGGGGGGTTTCAGCCCAGTCTGATAGATGCCAACAACACGCTTTCCAGCAGCAGCGGCAGCGAGAGCAGATACTCCGACTGTCATCTCACTCACACTAAGGTGCCTTCAATGGACAGCGGAATTGACTCCGCCCCCTGCACATCATCAGCCCAACCAGCTGGGGCTGGGGCGACGCTGGTCCTGAGTGATATCCAGAGAGGCAAATGGACAATCTCGGCCGGTCACATGACCAACCTGAGTGAGAcctgctctctgtcctg TGACTGTCATGAATCCACCAGCTGGTCTGAGGGCAGGTCCAAAACCAGTTCCTCTACCAGCTCACCTGAGGCCTTAATCACATGTAAAGAAGGCTCCACTAAGGAAATGGGGCTTACTCAAGAGGGGGAGGGGCCGAAGAGATCCAGCAGGTCCAGCAG ATTCAGCTGTGTTCCAATAAAAGATGTTGGCGTGAAGCAATTTGATGTCACTGCAGGTGAACAG CCCATCAGAGTCCCTGGTGTTCCTCCTCCGTCTCCATGGAGATGTCTGACCCACACGATGTCACGTGACATGTTGTACGGGATTTTGTTTCGCTGTTCTCAGCTGCCCTCGGACCACCTGCCCCCACGTATCAACAGCACGCTACCACCCACCATCTGCAGAAAACTGCCACTGCCGCTACAGAGGA GTAACCGCTCTTACTCTGACAGCTTATTGGCTCTGAGGTCTGGAGTTAAACACATGCCGCTCCCACGAGCTTCATCACAGCTGGACTGGCTTCACCTGGAGAGCACTCAAGCCTTCAGAG CGGACATCAATCAGACACAACGCACACTGGGGGTGACATCACAGAGCTCCGCCCTGGAGGACAG TGACATCACAGCCTGCTCCCTCTCAGGTGAAGTCCTCCAACTGGAAGAGATTCTTCAGCAGCTGCAGCTCGACCTGCTAAAG GAGCAGCGGGACAAAGctgtgctgcagcagcaggtgcTGAGCCTCCGTCAGGAAAACCACCGCCTGCAGGAGGAGAGTCACATCAGGAGGTTCGCTGCCTGGATGCTGTGCCAGGATTCGTTACCATAG